The following coding sequences are from one Macaca mulatta isolate MMU2019108-1 chromosome 7, T2T-MMU8v2.0, whole genome shotgun sequence window:
- the ZNF219 gene encoding zinc finger protein 219 isoform X7 has protein sequence MEGSRPRAPSGHLAPSPPAFDGELDLQRYSNGPAVSAGSPGMGAVSWSESRAGERRFPCPVCGKRFRFNSILALHLRAHPGAQAFQCPHCGHRAAQRALLRSHLRTHQPERPRSPAARLLLELEERALLREARLGRARSSGGMQATAATEGLARPQAPSSSAFRCPYCKGKFRTSAERERHLHILHRPWKCGLCSFGSSQEEELLHHSLTAHGAPERPLAATTAAPQPQPQPQPQPQPQPPPQPETRSVPEPEPEPEREATPTPAPVAPEEPPAPPEFRCQVCGQSFTQSWFLKGHMRKHKASFDHACPVCGRCFKEPWFLKNHMKVHASKLGPLRAPGPGSGPARAPQPPDLGLLAYEPLGPALLLAPAPTPAERREPPSLLGYLSLRAGESRPNGEGAEPGPGRSFGGFRPLSSALPARARRHRAEEPEEEEEVVEAEEETWARGRSLGPLASLHPRPGEGPGHSAPSAGAPARSTTTQEENGLLVGGTRPEGGRGATGKDCPFCGKSFRSAHHLKVHLRVHTGERPYKCPHCDYAGTQSGSLKYHLQRHHREQRSGAGPGPPPEPPPPSQRGSAPQSGAKPSPQPATWVEGASSPRPPSSGAGPGSRRKPASPGRTLRNGRGGEAEPLDLSLRAGPGGEAGPGGALHRCLFCPFATGAPELMALHLQVHHSRRARGRRPPQADASSPYARVPSGETPPSPSQEGEEGSGLSRPGEAGLGGQER, from the exons ATGGAG GGCTCACGTCCCCGCGCCCCGAGCGGCCACTTAGCGCCGTCGCCGCCGGCTTTCGACGGCGAGCTGGATTTGCAGCGATACTCCAACGGGCCAGCCGTGAGCGCAGGGTCGCCCGGGATGGGAGCGGTGAGCTGGTCTGAGAGTCGTGCAGGCGAACGGCGCTTCCCCTGCCCTGTATGCGGGAAGCGCTTCCGCTTCAACTCTATCCTGGCTTTGCACCTGCGGGCGCACCCAGGCGCCCAGGCCTTCCAGTGCCCACACTGCGGCCACCGCGCGGCGCAGCGGGCTCTGCTGCGCTCGCACCTGCGCACACACCAGCCCGAGCGCCCACGTAGTCCTGCTGCACGCCTGTTGCTGGAGTTGGAAGAGCGCGCGCTACTACGCGAGGCTCGACTGGGGAGAGCCCGAAGCTCAGGGGGCATGCAGGCCACCGCTGCCACTGAGGGCTTGGCGCGGCCCCAGGCTCCTTCATCGTCCGCCTTCCGTTGCCCCTACTGCAAAGGCAAGTTTCGCACCTCGGCGGAGCGCGAACGccacctgcacatcctgcacaggcCCTGGAAGTGCGGCCTGTGCAGTTTCGGCTCCAGccaggaggaggagctgctgCACCACAGCCTGACGGCCCACGGGGCTCCCGAGCGCCCCCTGGCGGCCACCACCGCTgcgcctcagcctcagcctcagcctcagcctcagcctcagcctcagcctccacccCAGCCCGAAACTAGATCAGTCCCGGAGCCGGAGCCCGAGCCCGAACGTGAGGCAACCCCGACCCCAGCTCCTGTCGCTCCCGAGGAGCCCCCAGCACCTCCAGAGTTCCGCTGCCAAGTGTGCGGCCAGAGCTTTACACAGTCTTGGTTTCTCAAGGGCCACATGCGTAAGCACAAGGCCTCCTTCGATCATGCGTGTCCGGTGTGCGGCCGCTGCTtcaaggagccctggttccttaAGAACCACATGAAGGTGCACGCCAGCAAGCTGGGCCCACTGCGTGCCCCGGGGCCTGGCTCCGGGCCTGCCCGGGCCCCGCAGCCTCCTGACCTCGGCCTGCTGGCCTATGAGCCGTTGGGCCCAGCGCTCCTCTTGGCCCCGGCGCCCACCCCGGCCGAGCGCCGTGAGCCCCCGAGCCTCTTGGGCTACCTGAGCCTGCGGGCTGGCGAGAGCCGGCCCAACGGCGAGGGTGCTGAGCCCGGGCCCGGCCGCAGCTTCGGAGGCTTCCGCCCGCTGTCCTCTGCTCTCCCGGCCCGGGCTCGCCGGCACCGTGCGGAGGAGccggaggaagaagaggaggtggTGGAGGCCGAGGAGGAGACCTGGGCCCGGGGCAGGTCGCTGGGCCCTCTGGCTTCCCTGCATCCGCGCCCGGGTGAGGGACCGGGGCACTCTGCCCCTTCTGCTGGGGCCCCGGCAAGATCGACCACCACGCAGG AAGAGAATGGGCTGTTGGTAGGAGGGACCCGGCCTGAAGGGGGCCGGGGCGCCACCGGCAAGGATTGTCCCTTCTGCGGAAAATCTTTCCGCTCAGCACATCACCTCAAAGTGCATCTGCGAGTGCACACAG GCGAGCGGCCCTACAAGTGTCCGCACTGTGACTACGCGGGCACCCAGTCCGGCTCGCTCAAGTATCACCTACAGCGCCACCACCGGGAGCAGAGGAGCGGGGCTGGCCCCGGGCCACCCCCGGAACCACCGCCTCCTTCCCAGCGGGGTTCAGCCCCGCAATCTGGAGCCAAGCCGTCTCCACAGCCTGCGACCTGGGTGGAGGGTGCCTCAAGCCCCCGGCCTCCTTCTAGCGGTGCTGGGCCGGGGTCCCGTCGGAAGCCCGCCAGCCCTGGGAGGACCCTGCGCAACGGGCGAGGTGGTGAGGCCGAACCCCTGGACCTGTCCTTGCGGGCAGGGCCGGGAGGCGAGGCCGGGCCGGGGGGTGCCCTCCACCGCTGCCTCTTCTGCCCTTTCGCCACTGGAGCCCCAGAGCTCATGGCCTTGCACCTTCAAGTGCACCACAGCCGCCGGGCTAGGGGCCGCCGGCCACCCCAGGCTGACGCGTCCTCGCCCTATGCCCGAGTACCATCAGGAGAGACCCCTCCCAGTCCTTcgcaggaaggggaggagggctCCGGGCTGTCCAGACCCGGAGAGGCAGGGCTAGGGGGGCAAGAACGGTAG
- the ZNF219 gene encoding zinc finger protein 219 isoform X4, which yields MTPVPKPRSSRTFKIKIGVALGHASGIRFPMVGWQQVSSSTAPVAFISSFSSSSLHSPEPKNVKGVHGEVNSLVLTSRFPYTPPPTSRDLSPQGSRPRAPSGHLAPSPPAFDGELDLQRYSNGPAVSAGSPGMGAVSWSESRAGERRFPCPVCGKRFRFNSILALHLRAHPGAQAFQCPHCGHRAAQRALLRSHLRTHQPERPRSPAARLLLELEERALLREARLGRARSSGGMQATAATEGLARPQAPSSSAFRCPYCKGKFRTSAERERHLHILHRPWKCGLCSFGSSQEEELLHHSLTAHGAPERPLAATTAAPQPQPQPQPQPQPQPPPQPETRSVPEPEPEPEREATPTPAPVAPEEPPAPPEFRCQVCGQSFTQSWFLKGHMRKHKASFDHACPVCGRCFKEPWFLKNHMKVHASKLGPLRAPGPGSGPARAPQPPDLGLLAYEPLGPALLLAPAPTPAERREPPSLLGYLSLRAGESRPNGEGAEPGPGRSFGGFRPLSSALPARARRHRAEEPEEEEEVVEAEEETWARGRSLGPLASLHPRPGEGPGHSAPSAGAPARSTTTQEENGLLVGGTRPEGGRGATGKDCPFCGKSFRSAHHLKVHLRVHTGERPYKCPHCDYAGTQSGSLKYHLQRHHREQRSGAGPGPPPEPPPPSQRGSAPQSGAKPSPQPATWVEGASSPRPPSSGAGPGSRRKPASPGRTLRNGRGGEAEPLDLSLRAGPGGEAGPGGALHRCLFCPFATGAPELMALHLQVHHSRRARGRRPPQADASSPYARVPSGETPPSPSQEGEEGSGLSRPGEAGLGGQER from the exons ATGACCCCCGTTCCCAAACCCAGGTCCTCCAGAACTTTCAAAATCAAAATCGGGGTTGCGTTAGGACATGCCTCTGGGATAAGATTCCCCATGGTGGGATGGCAGCAGGTGAGCAG CTCCACAGCACCTGTTGCCTTCATTAGCagcttttcctcctcttccctgcaCTCCCCAGAACCAAAGAATGTGAAGGGGGTCCATGGAG AAGTTAACTCCTTGGTCCTGACATCTCGATTCCCATACACCCCACCCCCAACTTCCCGAG ATCTTTCTCCACAGGGCTCACGTCCCCGCGCCCCGAGCGGCCACTTAGCGCCGTCGCCGCCGGCTTTCGACGGCGAGCTGGATTTGCAGCGATACTCCAACGGGCCAGCCGTGAGCGCAGGGTCGCCCGGGATGGGAGCGGTGAGCTGGTCTGAGAGTCGTGCAGGCGAACGGCGCTTCCCCTGCCCTGTATGCGGGAAGCGCTTCCGCTTCAACTCTATCCTGGCTTTGCACCTGCGGGCGCACCCAGGCGCCCAGGCCTTCCAGTGCCCACACTGCGGCCACCGCGCGGCGCAGCGGGCTCTGCTGCGCTCGCACCTGCGCACACACCAGCCCGAGCGCCCACGTAGTCCTGCTGCACGCCTGTTGCTGGAGTTGGAAGAGCGCGCGCTACTACGCGAGGCTCGACTGGGGAGAGCCCGAAGCTCAGGGGGCATGCAGGCCACCGCTGCCACTGAGGGCTTGGCGCGGCCCCAGGCTCCTTCATCGTCCGCCTTCCGTTGCCCCTACTGCAAAGGCAAGTTTCGCACCTCGGCGGAGCGCGAACGccacctgcacatcctgcacaggcCCTGGAAGTGCGGCCTGTGCAGTTTCGGCTCCAGccaggaggaggagctgctgCACCACAGCCTGACGGCCCACGGGGCTCCCGAGCGCCCCCTGGCGGCCACCACCGCTgcgcctcagcctcagcctcagcctcagcctcagcctcagcctcagcctccacccCAGCCCGAAACTAGATCAGTCCCGGAGCCGGAGCCCGAGCCCGAACGTGAGGCAACCCCGACCCCAGCTCCTGTCGCTCCCGAGGAGCCCCCAGCACCTCCAGAGTTCCGCTGCCAAGTGTGCGGCCAGAGCTTTACACAGTCTTGGTTTCTCAAGGGCCACATGCGTAAGCACAAGGCCTCCTTCGATCATGCGTGTCCGGTGTGCGGCCGCTGCTtcaaggagccctggttccttaAGAACCACATGAAGGTGCACGCCAGCAAGCTGGGCCCACTGCGTGCCCCGGGGCCTGGCTCCGGGCCTGCCCGGGCCCCGCAGCCTCCTGACCTCGGCCTGCTGGCCTATGAGCCGTTGGGCCCAGCGCTCCTCTTGGCCCCGGCGCCCACCCCGGCCGAGCGCCGTGAGCCCCCGAGCCTCTTGGGCTACCTGAGCCTGCGGGCTGGCGAGAGCCGGCCCAACGGCGAGGGTGCTGAGCCCGGGCCCGGCCGCAGCTTCGGAGGCTTCCGCCCGCTGTCCTCTGCTCTCCCGGCCCGGGCTCGCCGGCACCGTGCGGAGGAGccggaggaagaagaggaggtggTGGAGGCCGAGGAGGAGACCTGGGCCCGGGGCAGGTCGCTGGGCCCTCTGGCTTCCCTGCATCCGCGCCCGGGTGAGGGACCGGGGCACTCTGCCCCTTCTGCTGGGGCCCCGGCAAGATCGACCACCACGCAGG AAGAGAATGGGCTGTTGGTAGGAGGGACCCGGCCTGAAGGGGGCCGGGGCGCCACCGGCAAGGATTGTCCCTTCTGCGGAAAATCTTTCCGCTCAGCACATCACCTCAAAGTGCATCTGCGAGTGCACACAG GCGAGCGGCCCTACAAGTGTCCGCACTGTGACTACGCGGGCACCCAGTCCGGCTCGCTCAAGTATCACCTACAGCGCCACCACCGGGAGCAGAGGAGCGGGGCTGGCCCCGGGCCACCCCCGGAACCACCGCCTCCTTCCCAGCGGGGTTCAGCCCCGCAATCTGGAGCCAAGCCGTCTCCACAGCCTGCGACCTGGGTGGAGGGTGCCTCAAGCCCCCGGCCTCCTTCTAGCGGTGCTGGGCCGGGGTCCCGTCGGAAGCCCGCCAGCCCTGGGAGGACCCTGCGCAACGGGCGAGGTGGTGAGGCCGAACCCCTGGACCTGTCCTTGCGGGCAGGGCCGGGAGGCGAGGCCGGGCCGGGGGGTGCCCTCCACCGCTGCCTCTTCTGCCCTTTCGCCACTGGAGCCCCAGAGCTCATGGCCTTGCACCTTCAAGTGCACCACAGCCGCCGGGCTAGGGGCCGCCGGCCACCCCAGGCTGACGCGTCCTCGCCCTATGCCCGAGTACCATCAGGAGAGACCCCTCCCAGTCCTTcgcaggaaggggaggagggctCCGGGCTGTCCAGACCCGGAGAGGCAGGGCTAGGGGGGCAAGAACGGTAG
- the ZNF219 gene encoding zinc finger protein 219 isoform X1, which translates to MLGQKERQSQLLPCLLLESSVRPTPAPSLTPSDSAPRLQTARTPPLAAASRGSRGPQLPVPGARARLPRGSQPRRAAPRMLMAGPPPAAHNAGQGRGRGTGEGAGAGPGAGGPGPGASPPAPRNADARAAGPPPAAAAAAARSAAARPGLVSSRSPHSRAPPSATRPPPPAPSPPPGGGARSARPARSSSTAPVAFISSFSSSSLHSPEPKNVKGVHGEVNSLVLTSRFPYTPPPTSRDLSPQGSRPRAPSGHLAPSPPAFDGELDLQRYSNGPAVSAGSPGMGAVSWSESRAGERRFPCPVCGKRFRFNSILALHLRAHPGAQAFQCPHCGHRAAQRALLRSHLRTHQPERPRSPAARLLLELEERALLREARLGRARSSGGMQATAATEGLARPQAPSSSAFRCPYCKGKFRTSAERERHLHILHRPWKCGLCSFGSSQEEELLHHSLTAHGAPERPLAATTAAPQPQPQPQPQPQPQPPPQPETRSVPEPEPEPEREATPTPAPVAPEEPPAPPEFRCQVCGQSFTQSWFLKGHMRKHKASFDHACPVCGRCFKEPWFLKNHMKVHASKLGPLRAPGPGSGPARAPQPPDLGLLAYEPLGPALLLAPAPTPAERREPPSLLGYLSLRAGESRPNGEGAEPGPGRSFGGFRPLSSALPARARRHRAEEPEEEEEVVEAEEETWARGRSLGPLASLHPRPGEGPGHSAPSAGAPARSTTTQEENGLLVGGTRPEGGRGATGKDCPFCGKSFRSAHHLKVHLRVHTGERPYKCPHCDYAGTQSGSLKYHLQRHHREQRSGAGPGPPPEPPPPSQRGSAPQSGAKPSPQPATWVEGASSPRPPSSGAGPGSRRKPASPGRTLRNGRGGEAEPLDLSLRAGPGGEAGPGGALHRCLFCPFATGAPELMALHLQVHHSRRARGRRPPQADASSPYARVPSGETPPSPSQEGEEGSGLSRPGEAGLGGQER; encoded by the exons ATGTTGGGGCAGAAAGAGCGGCAGAGCCAACTCCTTCCCTG TCTCCTGTTGGAATCCTCTGTGCGCCCCACCCCCGCTCCCTCCCTTACTCCCTCCGACAGCGCCCCCCGTCTCCAAACCGCCCGCACCCCGCCCCTGGCGGCCGCCTCTCGCGGCTCCCGGGGTCCCCAGCTCCCTGTCCCCGGAGCCAGAGCCCGGCTCCCGCGCGGCTCCCAGCCCCGCCGCGCCGCCCCCCGCATGCTAATGGCCGGGCCGCCTCCCGCCGCACACAATGCGGGCCAGGGCCGGGGGCGGGGGaccggggagggggcgggggccgggccgggggcgggggggcCGGGGCCCGGCGCATCTCCCCCGGCCCCACGTAACGCTGACGCCCGCGCCGCcggcccgccgcccgccgccgccgccgccgccgcccgctcCGCCGCCGCCCGCCCGGGGCTCGTGAGTAGCCGCTCCCCCCACTCCCGGGCCCCCCCGTCCGCCACCCggcccccgcccccggccccctccccccctcccggAGGGGGGGCCCGCTCAGCGCGCCCGGCTCGGAGCAG CTCCACAGCACCTGTTGCCTTCATTAGCagcttttcctcctcttccctgcaCTCCCCAGAACCAAAGAATGTGAAGGGGGTCCATGGAG AAGTTAACTCCTTGGTCCTGACATCTCGATTCCCATACACCCCACCCCCAACTTCCCGAG ATCTTTCTCCACAGGGCTCACGTCCCCGCGCCCCGAGCGGCCACTTAGCGCCGTCGCCGCCGGCTTTCGACGGCGAGCTGGATTTGCAGCGATACTCCAACGGGCCAGCCGTGAGCGCAGGGTCGCCCGGGATGGGAGCGGTGAGCTGGTCTGAGAGTCGTGCAGGCGAACGGCGCTTCCCCTGCCCTGTATGCGGGAAGCGCTTCCGCTTCAACTCTATCCTGGCTTTGCACCTGCGGGCGCACCCAGGCGCCCAGGCCTTCCAGTGCCCACACTGCGGCCACCGCGCGGCGCAGCGGGCTCTGCTGCGCTCGCACCTGCGCACACACCAGCCCGAGCGCCCACGTAGTCCTGCTGCACGCCTGTTGCTGGAGTTGGAAGAGCGCGCGCTACTACGCGAGGCTCGACTGGGGAGAGCCCGAAGCTCAGGGGGCATGCAGGCCACCGCTGCCACTGAGGGCTTGGCGCGGCCCCAGGCTCCTTCATCGTCCGCCTTCCGTTGCCCCTACTGCAAAGGCAAGTTTCGCACCTCGGCGGAGCGCGAACGccacctgcacatcctgcacaggcCCTGGAAGTGCGGCCTGTGCAGTTTCGGCTCCAGccaggaggaggagctgctgCACCACAGCCTGACGGCCCACGGGGCTCCCGAGCGCCCCCTGGCGGCCACCACCGCTgcgcctcagcctcagcctcagcctcagcctcagcctcagcctcagcctccacccCAGCCCGAAACTAGATCAGTCCCGGAGCCGGAGCCCGAGCCCGAACGTGAGGCAACCCCGACCCCAGCTCCTGTCGCTCCCGAGGAGCCCCCAGCACCTCCAGAGTTCCGCTGCCAAGTGTGCGGCCAGAGCTTTACACAGTCTTGGTTTCTCAAGGGCCACATGCGTAAGCACAAGGCCTCCTTCGATCATGCGTGTCCGGTGTGCGGCCGCTGCTtcaaggagccctggttccttaAGAACCACATGAAGGTGCACGCCAGCAAGCTGGGCCCACTGCGTGCCCCGGGGCCTGGCTCCGGGCCTGCCCGGGCCCCGCAGCCTCCTGACCTCGGCCTGCTGGCCTATGAGCCGTTGGGCCCAGCGCTCCTCTTGGCCCCGGCGCCCACCCCGGCCGAGCGCCGTGAGCCCCCGAGCCTCTTGGGCTACCTGAGCCTGCGGGCTGGCGAGAGCCGGCCCAACGGCGAGGGTGCTGAGCCCGGGCCCGGCCGCAGCTTCGGAGGCTTCCGCCCGCTGTCCTCTGCTCTCCCGGCCCGGGCTCGCCGGCACCGTGCGGAGGAGccggaggaagaagaggaggtggTGGAGGCCGAGGAGGAGACCTGGGCCCGGGGCAGGTCGCTGGGCCCTCTGGCTTCCCTGCATCCGCGCCCGGGTGAGGGACCGGGGCACTCTGCCCCTTCTGCTGGGGCCCCGGCAAGATCGACCACCACGCAGG AAGAGAATGGGCTGTTGGTAGGAGGGACCCGGCCTGAAGGGGGCCGGGGCGCCACCGGCAAGGATTGTCCCTTCTGCGGAAAATCTTTCCGCTCAGCACATCACCTCAAAGTGCATCTGCGAGTGCACACAG GCGAGCGGCCCTACAAGTGTCCGCACTGTGACTACGCGGGCACCCAGTCCGGCTCGCTCAAGTATCACCTACAGCGCCACCACCGGGAGCAGAGGAGCGGGGCTGGCCCCGGGCCACCCCCGGAACCACCGCCTCCTTCCCAGCGGGGTTCAGCCCCGCAATCTGGAGCCAAGCCGTCTCCACAGCCTGCGACCTGGGTGGAGGGTGCCTCAAGCCCCCGGCCTCCTTCTAGCGGTGCTGGGCCGGGGTCCCGTCGGAAGCCCGCCAGCCCTGGGAGGACCCTGCGCAACGGGCGAGGTGGTGAGGCCGAACCCCTGGACCTGTCCTTGCGGGCAGGGCCGGGAGGCGAGGCCGGGCCGGGGGGTGCCCTCCACCGCTGCCTCTTCTGCCCTTTCGCCACTGGAGCCCCAGAGCTCATGGCCTTGCACCTTCAAGTGCACCACAGCCGCCGGGCTAGGGGCCGCCGGCCACCCCAGGCTGACGCGTCCTCGCCCTATGCCCGAGTACCATCAGGAGAGACCCCTCCCAGTCCTTcgcaggaaggggaggagggctCCGGGCTGTCCAGACCCGGAGAGGCAGGGCTAGGGGGGCAAGAACGGTAG
- the ZNF219 gene encoding zinc finger protein 219 isoform X5 encodes MLGQKERQSQLLPCSTAPVAFISSFSSSSLHSPEPKNVKGVHGEVNSLVLTSRFPYTPPPTSRDLSPQGSRPRAPSGHLAPSPPAFDGELDLQRYSNGPAVSAGSPGMGAVSWSESRAGERRFPCPVCGKRFRFNSILALHLRAHPGAQAFQCPHCGHRAAQRALLRSHLRTHQPERPRSPAARLLLELEERALLREARLGRARSSGGMQATAATEGLARPQAPSSSAFRCPYCKGKFRTSAERERHLHILHRPWKCGLCSFGSSQEEELLHHSLTAHGAPERPLAATTAAPQPQPQPQPQPQPQPPPQPETRSVPEPEPEPEREATPTPAPVAPEEPPAPPEFRCQVCGQSFTQSWFLKGHMRKHKASFDHACPVCGRCFKEPWFLKNHMKVHASKLGPLRAPGPGSGPARAPQPPDLGLLAYEPLGPALLLAPAPTPAERREPPSLLGYLSLRAGESRPNGEGAEPGPGRSFGGFRPLSSALPARARRHRAEEPEEEEEVVEAEEETWARGRSLGPLASLHPRPGEGPGHSAPSAGAPARSTTTQEENGLLVGGTRPEGGRGATGKDCPFCGKSFRSAHHLKVHLRVHTGERPYKCPHCDYAGTQSGSLKYHLQRHHREQRSGAGPGPPPEPPPPSQRGSAPQSGAKPSPQPATWVEGASSPRPPSSGAGPGSRRKPASPGRTLRNGRGGEAEPLDLSLRAGPGGEAGPGGALHRCLFCPFATGAPELMALHLQVHHSRRARGRRPPQADASSPYARVPSGETPPSPSQEGEEGSGLSRPGEAGLGGQER; translated from the exons ATGTTGGGGCAGAAAGAGCGGCAGAGCCAACTCCTTCCCTG CTCCACAGCACCTGTTGCCTTCATTAGCagcttttcctcctcttccctgcaCTCCCCAGAACCAAAGAATGTGAAGGGGGTCCATGGAG AAGTTAACTCCTTGGTCCTGACATCTCGATTCCCATACACCCCACCCCCAACTTCCCGAG ATCTTTCTCCACAGGGCTCACGTCCCCGCGCCCCGAGCGGCCACTTAGCGCCGTCGCCGCCGGCTTTCGACGGCGAGCTGGATTTGCAGCGATACTCCAACGGGCCAGCCGTGAGCGCAGGGTCGCCCGGGATGGGAGCGGTGAGCTGGTCTGAGAGTCGTGCAGGCGAACGGCGCTTCCCCTGCCCTGTATGCGGGAAGCGCTTCCGCTTCAACTCTATCCTGGCTTTGCACCTGCGGGCGCACCCAGGCGCCCAGGCCTTCCAGTGCCCACACTGCGGCCACCGCGCGGCGCAGCGGGCTCTGCTGCGCTCGCACCTGCGCACACACCAGCCCGAGCGCCCACGTAGTCCTGCTGCACGCCTGTTGCTGGAGTTGGAAGAGCGCGCGCTACTACGCGAGGCTCGACTGGGGAGAGCCCGAAGCTCAGGGGGCATGCAGGCCACCGCTGCCACTGAGGGCTTGGCGCGGCCCCAGGCTCCTTCATCGTCCGCCTTCCGTTGCCCCTACTGCAAAGGCAAGTTTCGCACCTCGGCGGAGCGCGAACGccacctgcacatcctgcacaggcCCTGGAAGTGCGGCCTGTGCAGTTTCGGCTCCAGccaggaggaggagctgctgCACCACAGCCTGACGGCCCACGGGGCTCCCGAGCGCCCCCTGGCGGCCACCACCGCTgcgcctcagcctcagcctcagcctcagcctcagcctcagcctcagcctccacccCAGCCCGAAACTAGATCAGTCCCGGAGCCGGAGCCCGAGCCCGAACGTGAGGCAACCCCGACCCCAGCTCCTGTCGCTCCCGAGGAGCCCCCAGCACCTCCAGAGTTCCGCTGCCAAGTGTGCGGCCAGAGCTTTACACAGTCTTGGTTTCTCAAGGGCCACATGCGTAAGCACAAGGCCTCCTTCGATCATGCGTGTCCGGTGTGCGGCCGCTGCTtcaaggagccctggttccttaAGAACCACATGAAGGTGCACGCCAGCAAGCTGGGCCCACTGCGTGCCCCGGGGCCTGGCTCCGGGCCTGCCCGGGCCCCGCAGCCTCCTGACCTCGGCCTGCTGGCCTATGAGCCGTTGGGCCCAGCGCTCCTCTTGGCCCCGGCGCCCACCCCGGCCGAGCGCCGTGAGCCCCCGAGCCTCTTGGGCTACCTGAGCCTGCGGGCTGGCGAGAGCCGGCCCAACGGCGAGGGTGCTGAGCCCGGGCCCGGCCGCAGCTTCGGAGGCTTCCGCCCGCTGTCCTCTGCTCTCCCGGCCCGGGCTCGCCGGCACCGTGCGGAGGAGccggaggaagaagaggaggtggTGGAGGCCGAGGAGGAGACCTGGGCCCGGGGCAGGTCGCTGGGCCCTCTGGCTTCCCTGCATCCGCGCCCGGGTGAGGGACCGGGGCACTCTGCCCCTTCTGCTGGGGCCCCGGCAAGATCGACCACCACGCAGG AAGAGAATGGGCTGTTGGTAGGAGGGACCCGGCCTGAAGGGGGCCGGGGCGCCACCGGCAAGGATTGTCCCTTCTGCGGAAAATCTTTCCGCTCAGCACATCACCTCAAAGTGCATCTGCGAGTGCACACAG GCGAGCGGCCCTACAAGTGTCCGCACTGTGACTACGCGGGCACCCAGTCCGGCTCGCTCAAGTATCACCTACAGCGCCACCACCGGGAGCAGAGGAGCGGGGCTGGCCCCGGGCCACCCCCGGAACCACCGCCTCCTTCCCAGCGGGGTTCAGCCCCGCAATCTGGAGCCAAGCCGTCTCCACAGCCTGCGACCTGGGTGGAGGGTGCCTCAAGCCCCCGGCCTCCTTCTAGCGGTGCTGGGCCGGGGTCCCGTCGGAAGCCCGCCAGCCCTGGGAGGACCCTGCGCAACGGGCGAGGTGGTGAGGCCGAACCCCTGGACCTGTCCTTGCGGGCAGGGCCGGGAGGCGAGGCCGGGCCGGGGGGTGCCCTCCACCGCTGCCTCTTCTGCCCTTTCGCCACTGGAGCCCCAGAGCTCATGGCCTTGCACCTTCAAGTGCACCACAGCCGCCGGGCTAGGGGCCGCCGGCCACCCCAGGCTGACGCGTCCTCGCCCTATGCCCGAGTACCATCAGGAGAGACCCCTCCCAGTCCTTcgcaggaaggggaggagggctCCGGGCTGTCCAGACCCGGAGAGGCAGGGCTAGGGGGGCAAGAACGGTAG